One region of Desulfovibrio sp. JC022 genomic DNA includes:
- a CDS encoding sodium:alanine symporter family protein, with product MDFMTSLDAIVGKIGAFAWGPPMLVLLVGTGFWLTLALRGVQFTKLFYALYLALIKRKEDTDEPGDITHFQALMTALSATVGTGNIAGVATAVAVGGPGALFWMWITGLVGMATKYAEAVLAVKYREVDENGEMSGGPMYYISKGLNMPWLGTLFAIFASIAAFGIGNMVQSNSVADAVEATYGVSPYITGGLLMVLTAAVILGGIKKIGKVTGTLVPIMIVFYMAGASYIILSNIAEVPAAFALIFEQAFNPTSAVGGFAGATVMLAIRMGVARGVFSNESGLGSAPIAAAAAQTKEPVTQALVSMTQTFIDTLIVCTMTGLVLILTGAWSNGTTGAELTTIAFSMGMTGGAHIVTIGLILFAYSTILGWCYYGEKSMEYLFGVKAILPFRLVFICFVGVGAIAKLSFVWNLSDTFNGLMAIPNLIGLLMLTPVVVAETKKYFAKQDKKIAAQTESK from the coding sequence ATGGATTTCATGACTTCACTGGACGCAATTGTTGGCAAGATCGGCGCATTTGCATGGGGACCGCCCATGCTGGTTCTTTTGGTCGGTACAGGCTTTTGGCTGACCCTCGCTCTGCGCGGCGTCCAGTTCACTAAACTTTTCTACGCATTGTACCTTGCACTCATCAAACGCAAGGAAGACACTGACGAACCCGGCGACATCACCCACTTCCAGGCCCTGATGACCGCTCTTTCCGCCACTGTCGGTACCGGTAACATTGCAGGTGTTGCCACCGCAGTAGCAGTCGGTGGTCCCGGCGCACTGTTCTGGATGTGGATTACCGGCCTCGTAGGCATGGCAACCAAATACGCTGAAGCTGTTCTTGCTGTTAAATACAGAGAAGTTGACGAGAACGGCGAAATGAGCGGTGGTCCCATGTACTACATCTCCAAGGGCCTGAACATGCCTTGGCTGGGAACACTCTTCGCAATCTTCGCTTCCATCGCTGCTTTCGGTATCGGTAACATGGTACAGTCCAACTCCGTTGCCGACGCTGTCGAAGCTACTTACGGAGTCTCCCCCTACATCACCGGTGGACTGCTGATGGTCCTGACCGCTGCTGTTATCCTCGGCGGCATCAAGAAGATCGGTAAAGTAACCGGAACACTCGTACCCATCATGATTGTTTTCTACATGGCCGGTGCATCTTACATCATCCTTTCCAACATCGCGGAAGTCCCTGCGGCTTTTGCTCTCATTTTTGAACAGGCTTTCAACCCCACTTCCGCAGTTGGCGGTTTTGCAGGCGCAACCGTAATGCTCGCCATCCGCATGGGTGTTGCCCGCGGCGTATTCTCCAACGAATCCGGCCTCGGTAGTGCTCCTATCGCTGCTGCTGCTGCGCAGACTAAAGAACCTGTCACCCAGGCTCTGGTCTCCATGACCCAGACCTTCATCGATACTCTCATCGTCTGCACCATGACCGGCCTGGTACTCATTCTCACCGGCGCATGGTCCAACGGAACCACCGGTGCCGAGCTGACCACCATAGCCTTCTCCATGGGTATGACCGGCGGCGCGCACATCGTTACCATCGGCCTTATCCTTTTCGCCTACTCCACCATCCTCGGCTGGTGCTACTACGGTGAAAAATCCATGGAATACCTGTTCGGTGTTAAGGCTATCCTGCCTTTCCGTCTCGTATTCATCTGCTTCGTAGGTGTCGGTGCCATCGCCAAGCTCAGCTTCGTATGGAACCTTTCCGATACCTTCAACGGCCTCATGGCGATCCCCAACCTTATCGGTCTGCTCATGCTGACCCCGGTTGTTGTGGCTGAAACCAAGAAGTACTTTGCCAAGCAGGACAAGAAAATTGCCGCACAGACTGAATCCAAATAG
- a CDS encoding TetR/AcrR family transcriptional regulator has protein sequence MKTKDIILATAKEMISEVGFHKATTANLAKMANISEGTIYRHFESKEDILLHILDALEEQFSYYIEAIRQKLDRDECTMEEIMNEYFTFVEANEIDMKIMLSTYGLLDSSKRLMAVFLKNLELILEDCIKLGIKKGDIRDVAVEENATVVMTIIFGLTRMQLYWPDRRDVRAEAVEFCRRSILK, from the coding sequence ATGAAAACCAAGGATATCATCCTCGCAACTGCCAAGGAAATGATTTCAGAGGTGGGTTTCCACAAAGCCACTACCGCCAATCTGGCAAAAATGGCCAATATTTCTGAGGGTACCATCTACAGACATTTTGAAAGCAAGGAAGATATCCTGCTTCATATTCTGGATGCCCTTGAGGAACAGTTCTCGTATTATATCGAAGCCATCCGGCAGAAGCTGGACCGGGACGAATGTACCATGGAAGAGATCATGAACGAGTACTTCACTTTTGTAGAAGCAAATGAAATCGACATGAAGATCATGCTTTCAACATACGGCCTGCTGGATTCATCCAAGCGGTTGATGGCTGTTTTTCTCAAGAACCTCGAATTGATCCTTGAGGATTGCATAAAGCTCGGCATCAAGAAGGGTGATATTCGTGATGTTGCAGTGGAAGAGAATGCCACTGTGGTCATGACTATTATTTTCGGCCTGACCAGAATGCAGCTGTACTGGCCTGATCGTCGGGATGTTCGCGCTGAAGCTGTTGAGTTCTGCCGTCGCAGTATTCTTAAATAA
- a CDS encoding IscA/HesB family protein, with translation MVEITEAAQKQLENYFADKDRTPIRIYLATGGUAGPRLALALDESKDNDESFEVEGFTFLLDKDLNEQGSPFRVDLSYTGFVIDSKIELGGGECGSCSGSCG, from the coding sequence ATGGTTGAAATTACCGAAGCTGCGCAAAAACAGCTTGAAAACTATTTTGCAGATAAAGACAGGACCCCTATCCGCATCTACCTTGCCACTGGTGGCTGAGCTGGCCCCAGGCTGGCATTGGCTCTGGATGAGTCAAAAGATAACGATGAAAGTTTTGAAGTGGAAGGTTTCACCTTCCTGCTTGATAAAGACCTTAACGAACAGGGCAGCCCCTTCCGCGTTGACCTCAGCTACACTGGTTTCGTAATTGATTCCAAGATTGAGCTCGGCGGCGGCGAATGCGGCTCCTGCTCTGGAAGCTGCGGTTAA